A DNA window from Thiobacillus denitrificans ATCC 25259 contains the following coding sequences:
- a CDS encoding TRAP transporter large permease, with protein MTEILVPLMFVGLVAFLLIGYPVAFALAANGLLFAAIGIAAGLFDLSLLHALPERVYGIVANPTLLAIPFFALMGLILERSGMAEDLLDTVGQLFGSARGGLAYAVVLVGGLLAATTGVVAATVIAMGLISLPVMLRYGYDKRLAAGVIAASGTLAQIIPPSLVLIVLADQLGTSVGAMYKGALVPGLVLVAAYLAYVFGVSLLRPHAAPAVPTSARTLRGSALALRVLTTLLPPLVLIFLVLGTIFLGVATPTEGGAMGAVGALALAAARGRLTRLQLTQAVDSTTRLTTFVIFILIGSTIFTLVFRGLDGDAAVEHVFAQLPGGVLGFLIVVNLLVFVLAFFLDFFEIAFIVVPLVGPVAAKLGIDPIWFGVMLAVNMQTAFMHPPFGFALFYLKSVAPKAVRTGDIYRGAIPFLVIQLLMVAVVLGFPQIVLRDVAGDASSVREIPIDVDPDANYLPAEWR; from the coding sequence GTGACCGAGATCCTCGTACCGCTGATGTTCGTCGGGCTCGTCGCCTTTCTGCTGATCGGCTATCCGGTCGCGTTCGCGCTCGCGGCGAACGGTCTGCTCTTCGCCGCGATCGGCATCGCCGCCGGCCTCTTCGACCTGTCGCTGCTGCACGCCTTGCCTGAGCGCGTCTACGGCATCGTCGCCAATCCGACGCTGCTCGCGATACCGTTCTTCGCCCTGATGGGGTTGATCCTTGAGCGCTCGGGCATGGCCGAGGACCTGCTCGATACGGTCGGCCAGCTGTTCGGCTCGGCGCGCGGCGGCCTCGCCTACGCGGTGGTCCTGGTCGGCGGCCTGCTCGCCGCGACGACCGGCGTCGTCGCCGCGACCGTGATCGCGATGGGGCTGATCTCGCTGCCCGTGATGCTGCGCTACGGCTACGACAAACGGCTCGCCGCGGGCGTCATCGCGGCGTCGGGCACGCTCGCGCAAATCATTCCGCCATCGCTGGTCCTGATCGTGCTGGCCGACCAGCTCGGGACTTCGGTCGGCGCCATGTACAAAGGTGCGCTGGTCCCGGGGCTCGTCCTCGTCGCGGCCTATCTGGCCTACGTGTTCGGCGTGAGCCTGCTGCGCCCGCACGCCGCCCCCGCAGTGCCGACGTCGGCGCGTACGCTGCGCGGATCGGCGCTCGCGCTGCGCGTGCTCACCACGCTGCTGCCGCCGCTGGTGCTCATCTTCCTCGTGCTCGGCACGATTTTTCTCGGCGTCGCGACGCCGACCGAAGGCGGCGCGATGGGTGCGGTCGGCGCGCTCGCCCTCGCCGCGGCGCGCGGACGCCTGACGCGGCTGCAGCTCACCCAAGCCGTCGACAGCACCACCCGGCTCACGACCTTCGTCATCTTCATCCTGATCGGCTCGACGATATTCACGCTCGTTTTCCGCGGGCTCGACGGCGACGCCGCGGTCGAGCACGTCTTCGCCCAGCTGCCCGGCGGCGTCCTCGGCTTTCTCATCGTCGTCAACCTGCTGGTGTTCGTGCTCGCGTTCTTTCTCGACTTTTTCGAGATCGCCTTCATCGTCGTCCCGCTCGTCGGCCCGGTCGCCGCCAAGCTCGGCATCGACCCGATCTGGTTCGGTGTCATGCTCGCGGTCAACATGCAGACCGCGTTCATGCATCCGCCCTTCGGCTTCGCGCTGTTCTACCTCAAGAGCGTCGCGCCGAAGGCGGTCCGCACCGGCGACATCTACCGCGGCGCGATTCCGTTTCTCGTCATCCAGCTCCTGATGGTCGCCGTCGTCCTGGGTTTCCCGCAGATCGTCCTGCGCGACGTGGCGGGCGACGCGAGCAGCGTGCGCGAGATCCCGATCGACGTCGACCCCGACGCCAAC